Part of the bacterium genome is shown below.
CATGCTCCGACTTGGCCGCTTCGATCACACCTGCCGCCACACGGTCACAGCGGACGATACCGCCAAAAATGTTAATGAGAATCGCCTGCACGTTCTGATCGGCGAGAATAATCTTGAATGCCGCCGCGACGGTCTGGGCATTGGCACCGCCGCCGACATCGAGAAAGTTCGCCGGTTCACCTCCGTGCAGCTTGATGATGTCCATTGTGGCCATCGCCAGCCCGGCGCCGTTCACCATGCAACCGATGTTGCCATCGAGCTTAATGAAGTTGAGGTTCGACTTTGAGGCCTCGATTTCTGCCGGATCCTCTTCGGCCAGATCGCGCAGCTCTTCGTAATCCGGATGGCGGAACAACGCGTTATCGTCAAAGGTCACCTTGGCATCCAGAGCGATAATCTCATCGCCAGACAGGATCAGCGGATTGATCTCGAGCAAATTGCAATCTGACGCGCAATACGCACGGTAGAGTTTCTCGAAACAGACGCAGGCCGATTTGAACGCCTTACCGCTGAGGCCAAGCGCGTAGGCAAGACGCCGACCGTGAAACGGCTGAAATCCGGTGGCCGGATCAATCGCAACTTTCACGATCTTCTCCGGCGTCTTGGCCGCTACCTCCTCGATGTCCATGCCGCCTTCGGTGGAGACCATGAACACGTCTTTCGACTGGGCGCGGTCGAGCAGAATACTCGCGTAAAATTCCTTGTCAATCTTCATGCCCTGCTCAATCAGCAGGCGCTGCACCTTCTGACCTGCCGGGCCAGTCTGGTGCGTAACCAACTGCATGCCAAGAATCTGGCCGGCGAGACTCTTAAGTTCGTCGGCATTCTTCGCCAATTTCACACCGCCACCCTTGCCGCGGCCGCCGGCGTGTATCTGGGCTTTCACAACAACGGGGAAGTTCCCCAGCGCAAGCCCAGCGGTCAAAGCATCCTCAACGGTCAGCGCCGCCGTACCTCGCGGTACCGGCACGCCATGGCGCGCCAAAAGCTGCTTTGCTTGATACTCGTGAATCTTCATGTACGATAACTTATTCGAATAGGTTCTGATTAATCCGGCAATATCCAGGTGCCCGAAGCACCGTCGAGGCTTTCAACAAATCTCTCCAAATCGCAAATCAGCACGCGCTCGCCACCCTCACGCAGGAACTTGATCGCGGCTTCAATCTTCGGCCCCATACTTCCCGCCGGGAAGTGGCCTTCATCCAAATAGCGCTGCGCTTCGGTCGCCTTGAGCTGTTTCAGGTCGCGCTGCTCTGGCGTACCGAAGTGCAATGACACAAACGGAGTTGCCGTTAGAATAAACAGATCGTGCGCGTCGATGTCACGCGCCAGCACGGCCGACGCCCGGTCTTTGTCAATCACCGCATCCACGCCCTCGAGCCAGCCGTCCGTTTCACGATACACTGGAATGCCGCCGCCGCCCGCCGCGATCACCACGGTCCCCGCATGGACCAACGTGCGAATCACGTTGCGATTGAGAATCTCCAATGGCATCGGGCTGCCCACAACCCGGCGCCAGCCGCGGGTACCGTTCGGCTTCACAGTCCAGCCTGATTCCTGGGCCTTCTGCTGTGCTTCGGATTCCGTATAAAACTGACCGATAAATTTGCTCGGATTGGTGAGAGCCGGATCCTGCGGGTCAACGACCACCTGCGTCACCAGAGTTACGACTTCAATCTTGCCATAACCCTTGCGCAAAAACACATTTTGCAGGCACTGCTCAATCATGTAACCCATGCCGCCTTCGGTGTCCGCCACGATCACACCCAGCGGCAACTCGGGCGCACGCTCACTGGCCAACTCAACGCGCAAGAGCGCATTGCCGACCTGTGGACCGTTGCCGTGGCTTACGGCCAACCGATAGCCACGATGCAACAATTCGGTCACACCCTGCAGCGCGCTGCGGGAGTGCTTGAACTGGTTGGCAATCGTGTCCCGTTCGTCCGGCGAAGAAATCGCGTTTCCGCCCAGTGCGACTACGGCAATTCGAGATTCGACCGTCATGACCCTTCAAGGCAGGTTAGTTACAGGAAAACATTAATATAGCACCGTTCGCGTGGATTGTCAAGCGATTCCAGCCATCCGAACTTTTGCAAGTTCAGCGTTTTTAATATCTTCAAGCTCGACCAATCCCGTGTCCGCCTCCTGCCATTGAGCATAGAGCCGTGGCAGTTCATCCCGCACAGACTTATATTCGGCTAACACCGTGCTCGATTTGACCGGGTCCTGGTAGAAGCGCTCATCAGCCAATTGGGCCTCGATTTCGGATTGGCGGCGTTCGAGTTTCTCGATTCGCGCCTGCGCCTTGTCACTTTGGTCACGTAATTCTCTTGCCCGCTGCGAGTGGCGATTGCGGATTTCTGCCTCGAGCCGCTTGAGCTCTTTGTCCTTTGGCCGGGAATCGTCTTCACGCACCGTCCCAGCCATATTTTCCTGTCTGCGTTCCGCACTTTCGGCCCGTGCGGCCAGCCCTTTCTTGTCGAGATACT
Proteins encoded:
- the sucC gene encoding ADP-forming succinate--CoA ligase subunit beta, producing the protein MKIHEYQAKQLLARHGVPVPRGTAALTVEDALTAGLALGNFPVVVKAQIHAGGRGKGGGVKLAKNADELKSLAGQILGMQLVTHQTGPAGQKVQRLLIEQGMKIDKEFYASILLDRAQSKDVFMVSTEGGMDIEEVAAKTPEKIVKVAIDPATGFQPFHGRRLAYALGLSGKAFKSACVCFEKLYRAYCASDCNLLEINPLILSGDEIIALDAKVTFDDNALFRHPDYEELRDLAEEDPAEIEASKSNLNFIKLDGNIGCMVNGAGLAMATMDIIKLHGGEPANFLDVGGGANAQTVAAAFKIILADQNVQAILINIFGGIVRCDRVAAGVIEAAKSEHVRVPVVVRLEGNNAELAGQMLRDSGLNLIVGGDLTDAAAKVCAAVKGGK
- a CDS encoding carbamate kinase; amino-acid sequence: MTVESRIAVVALGGNAISSPDERDTIANQFKHSRSALQGVTELLHRGYRLAVSHGNGPQVGNALLRVELASERAPELPLGVIVADTEGGMGYMIEQCLQNVFLRKGYGKIEVVTLVTQVVVDPQDPALTNPSKFIGQFYTESEAQQKAQESGWTVKPNGTRGWRRVVGSPMPLEILNRNVIRTLVHAGTVVIAAGGGGIPVYRETDGWLEGVDAVIDKDRASAVLARDIDAHDLFILTATPFVSLHFGTPEQRDLKQLKATEAQRYLDEGHFPAGSMGPKIEAAIKFLREGGERVLICDLERFVESLDGASGTWILPD